A stretch of Fusobacterium massiliense DNA encodes these proteins:
- the rpsL gene encoding 30S ribosomal protein S12: protein MPTLSQLVKKGRQTLTEKKKSPALQGNPQRRGVCVRVYTTTPKKPNSALRKVARVKLTNGIEVTCYIPGEGHNLQEHSIVLVRGGRTKDLPGVRYKIIRGALDTAGVAKRKQGRSKYGAKNA from the coding sequence ATGCCTACTCTAAGTCAATTAGTAAAAAAAGGAAGACAAACTTTAACTGAAAAGAAAAAATCTCCAGCTTTACAAGGAAACCCACAAAGAAGAGGAGTTTGTGTAAGAGTTTATACAACTACACCTAAAAAACCAAACTCAGCTTTAAGAAAGGTTGCCAGAGTAAAACTAACTAATGGAATAGAAGTTACTTGTTACATTCCAGGTGAAGGACACAACTTACAAGAACACTCAATCGTTCTAGTAAGAGGAGGAAGAACAAAGGACTTACCAGGGGTTAGATATAAGATTATAAGAGGTGCTTTAGATACTGCAGGTGTTGCAAAAAGAAAACAAGGTAGATCTAAGTACGGAGCAAAAAACGCATAA
- a CDS encoding glucose-6-phosphate isomerase, with amino-acid sequence MRKVNLDYSNVFKFVDKNEFNNMKNLTENFAQKLHSKTGAGNDFLGWLDLPINYDKDEFERIKKSSKKIQEDSEVLVVIGIGGSYLGARAVIECLTHSFYNSFKGKKTPEIYFAGQNISGKYLTDLIEIIGDRDFSINVISKSGTTTEPAIAFRVFKELAEKKYGDKASERIYVTTDAKKGALKQLADAKKYEEFVIPDDVGGRFSVLTAVGLLPIAVAGIDIDKLMEGAKVAREDFSKDFENNDCYKYAVIRNLLLRKDYNIEILANYEPRFHFISEWWKQLYGESEGKDKKGIFPASVDLTTDLHSMGQYIQDGRRNLFETVINLESSDKDIIIKAEAEDLDGLNYLEGKGLSFVNNKAFNGTLLAHIDGGVPCMVLNIPELNAFNVGYLIYFFEKACAVSGYILEVNPFDQPGVESYKKNMFALLGKKGYESLSEELNKRLKK; translated from the coding sequence ATGAGAAAAGTAAATCTTGATTATTCTAATGTTTTTAAATTTGTTGACAAGAATGAGTTTAATAATATGAAAAATTTAACTGAAAATTTTGCACAAAAATTGCATTCAAAAACTGGAGCCGGAAATGATTTTTTAGGTTGGCTAGACCTTCCTATCAATTACGACAAAGATGAGTTTGAAAGAATAAAAAAATCTAGTAAAAAAATTCAAGAAGATTCAGAAGTTTTAGTCGTTATTGGTATTGGTGGTTCTTATCTTGGAGCTAGAGCTGTTATCGAATGTCTAACTCATAGTTTTTACAATTCTTTTAAAGGTAAAAAAACTCCTGAGATATATTTTGCCGGACAAAATATATCTGGAAAGTATTTAACTGACCTTATTGAAATTATTGGAGATAGAGATTTCTCAATAAATGTTATCTCTAAATCAGGAACTACAACTGAACCTGCCATAGCTTTCAGAGTATTTAAAGAACTAGCTGAGAAAAAATATGGAGATAAAGCAAGTGAAAGAATTTATGTTACAACAGATGCTAAAAAAGGTGCATTAAAACAATTAGCTGATGCTAAAAAATATGAAGAATTTGTTATCCCTGATGATGTTGGTGGAAGATTCTCAGTATTAACTGCTGTTGGTTTACTTCCAATAGCTGTTGCAGGAATTGATATCGATAAACTAATGGAAGGTGCTAAAGTTGCTAGAGAAGATTTTTCAAAAGATTTTGAAAATAATGATTGTTATAAATATGCAGTTATTAGAAATCTACTATTAAGAAAAGATTATAACATTGAAATTTTAGCTAATTATGAACCTAGATTCCACTTTATATCTGAATGGTGGAAACAACTTTATGGTGAATCTGAAGGTAAAGATAAAAAAGGTATCTTCCCAGCTTCTGTTGATTTAACTACTGATTTACATTCTATGGGTCAATATATTCAAGATGGTAGAAGAAATCTTTTTGAAACTGTTATTAATCTAGAAAGTTCCGATAAAGATATTATAATAAAAGCTGAAGCTGAAGATTTAGATGGACTTAATTACTTAGAAGGAAAAGGTCTTTCATTTGTAAATAATAAAGCATTTAATGGTACTTTACTTGCCCATATTGATGGTGGAGTTCCTTGTATGGTTTTAAATATCCCTGAACTTAATGCCTTCAATGTTGGATACTTAATCTACTTCTTTGAAAAAGCTTGTGCTGTAAGTGGATATATTTTAGAAGTTAATCCTTTTGATCAACCTGGAGTTGAATCTTACAAGAAAAACATGTTTGCTCTTTTAGGTAAAAAAGGATATGAAAGTCTTTCAGAAGAATTAAATAAGAGATTAAAAAAATAA
- a CDS encoding cupin domain-containing protein: protein MKFKNLIKIMVLCVSIGTTALATEQTNKLESKAVGTELKEYGKIYNKDGVLVVHKQLKKGEKIPSHTHKYKELFFTVVSGKMEVNLNDKETYIMEPKKALNFGGDVSISATALEDSDIFIYLAGENK from the coding sequence ATGAAATTTAAAAATCTTATTAAAATTATGGTTCTATGTGTAAGTATAGGAACAACTGCTCTAGCTACTGAGCAAACAAATAAGTTAGAAAGTAAAGCTGTAGGTACAGAGTTAAAAGAATATGGAAAAATTTATAATAAGGATGGAGTTTTAGTTGTTCATAAACAACTAAAAAAAGGAGAAAAAATTCCTTCACATACTCATAAATATAAAGAACTTTTCTTTACAGTTGTTTCAGGAAAAATGGAAGTTAACTTAAATGACAAAGAGACTTATATAATGGAGCCTAAAAAAGCTTTAAATTTTGGTGGAGATGTAAGTATATCTGCAACAGCATTAGAAGATAGTGATATTTTTATATACTTAGCTGGGGAAAACAAATAA
- a CDS encoding transposase zinc-binding domain-containing protein: MIKEILSIANLSQILNFIKSFLTHSHLEYIKTSINKFMLCRDTKAGFIKYTCTECGHYHTIPITCKSRLCPSCGFKYSATWTQKMTNDILNVSHRHILFTIPEELRPFFFYDRNLLSKLATAVNETMEYQFHNLYKKNNRKNKLPKSSSDYFTNSDIVHYGLITVIHTFGRDLKWNPHIHALVSLGGFTENFTFKKLDYFHVPSIAGQ; this comes from the coding sequence ATGATTAAAGAAATACTATCCATAGCAAATTTATCACAAATCTTAAATTTTATCAAGTCTTTTTTAACTCACAGCCATTTGGAGTACATTAAAACCTCTATCAATAAGTTTATGCTTTGTCGCGATACTAAAGCTGGTTTCATTAAATATACTTGTACTGAGTGTGGGCATTATCATACTATTCCTATTACTTGTAAATCTAGACTTTGTCCTTCTTGTGGATTTAAATATTCTGCTACTTGGACACAAAAGATGACTAATGATATTCTTAATGTTTCTCATAGACATATTCTTTTTACTATTCCTGAAGAGTTAAGACCTTTTTTCTTTTACGATAGAAACTTACTTTCTAAACTAGCTACTGCTGTCAATGAAACCATGGAATATCAATTTCATAATCTCTACAAGAAAAATAATAGAAAAAATAAACTTCCTAAATCTTCTTCAGATTATTTCACTAACTCTGATATCGTTCACTATGGACTTATCACTGTTATTCATACTTTTGGTAGAGATTTAAAATGGAATCCTCATATTCATGCGCTTGTTTCTCTTGGCGGATTTACTGAAAATTTTACTTTTAAAAAATTAGACTACTTCCATGTACCTTCTATTGCTGGACAATGA
- the fusA gene encoding elongation factor G, whose translation MARKVSLDMTRNVGIMAHIDAGKTTTTERILFYTGVERKLGEVHEGQATMDWMEQEQERGITITSAATTCFWREHRINIIDTPGHVDFTVEVERSLRVLDGAVAVFSAVDGVQPQSETVWRQADKYKVPRIAFFNKMDRIGANFDMCVSDIKEKLGSNPVPIQIPIGAEDQFEGVVDLIEMKEIVWPVDSDNGQHFNVNEIRAELKEKAEEARHYMLESIVETDDVLMEKFFADEEITKEEIIKALRHATIENTVVPVVCGTAFKNKGIQALLDAIVNYMPAPTDVAMVEGTDPKNSEIKIDREMSDEAPFASLAFKVMTDPFVGRLTFFRVYSGIVEKGATVLNSTKGKKERMGRILQMHANKREEIEHVYCGDIAAAVGLKDTTTGDTLCAEDAPIVLEQMEFPEPVISVAVEPKTKNDQEKMGIALSKLAEEDPTFRVRTDEETGQTIISGMGELHLEIIVDRMKREFKVESNVGKPQVAYRETITQQWDQEVKYAKQSGGRGQYGHVKIILEPNPGKEFEFVNKITGGVIPREYIPAVEKGCKEALESGVIAGYPLVDVKVTLYDGSYHEVDSSEMAFKIAGSMALKQAAAKAKPVILEPVFKVEVTTPEEYMGDIIGDLNSRRGMVSGMIDRNGAKIITAKVPLSEMFGYATDLRSKSQGRATYSWEFSEYLQVPASIQKAIQEERGK comes from the coding sequence ATGGCTAGGAAAGTATCATTAGATATGACTAGAAACGTTGGAATAATGGCTCACATCGATGCTGGGAAAACAACAACAACAGAAAGAATATTATTCTATACAGGTGTTGAAAGAAAACTAGGAGAAGTTCACGAAGGTCAAGCAACAATGGACTGGATGGAACAAGAGCAAGAAAGAGGGATAACAATAACTTCTGCAGCTACTACTTGTTTTTGGAGAGAACACAGAATAAATATAATAGACACACCAGGTCACGTGGACTTTACTGTTGAAGTTGAAAGATCACTAAGAGTATTAGATGGAGCTGTTGCTGTATTCTCAGCTGTTGATGGTGTACAACCACAATCTGAAACAGTTTGGAGACAAGCAGATAAATATAAAGTGCCAAGAATAGCATTCTTTAATAAAATGGATAGAATTGGTGCAAACTTTGATATGTGTGTATCAGATATCAAAGAAAAATTAGGATCAAATCCAGTACCTATACAAATTCCTATTGGTGCAGAAGATCAATTTGAAGGAGTAGTAGATTTAATAGAAATGAAAGAAATTGTTTGGCCAGTAGATTCAGACAATGGACAACATTTTAATGTAAATGAAATTAGAGCAGAATTAAAAGAAAAAGCTGAAGAAGCAAGACATTATATGCTTGAATCTATTGTTGAAACTGATGATGTTCTAATGGAAAAATTCTTTGCTGATGAAGAAATTACTAAAGAAGAAATAATAAAAGCATTAAGACACGCAACAATAGAAAATACAGTAGTTCCTGTTGTATGTGGAACAGCATTCAAAAATAAAGGTATTCAAGCATTACTTGATGCAATTGTAAACTATATGCCTGCTCCAACTGACGTTGCAATGGTTGAAGGGACAGACCCTAAAAATTCTGAAATTAAAATAGACAGAGAAATGTCTGATGAGGCTCCTTTTGCTTCACTTGCATTTAAAGTTATGACAGACCCATTCGTAGGAAGATTAACATTCTTCAGAGTATATTCTGGTATAGTTGAAAAAGGAGCTACTGTTCTTAACTCAACTAAAGGTAAGAAAGAAAGAATGGGAAGAATACTTCAAATGCATGCTAACAAAAGAGAAGAAATTGAACATGTATACTGTGGAGATATAGCTGCAGCAGTTGGTCTTAAAGACACAACAACAGGGGATACTCTATGTGCTGAAGATGCTCCAATAGTTCTTGAACAAATGGAATTCCCAGAACCAGTTATTTCAGTTGCAGTTGAACCAAAAACTAAAAATGACCAAGAAAAAATGGGAATTGCTTTATCAAAACTTGCAGAAGAAGACCCTACATTCAGAGTTAGAACTGATGAAGAAACAGGTCAAACAATTATCTCAGGAATGGGAGAATTACACCTTGAAATCATCGTAGACAGAATGAAGAGAGAATTTAAGGTTGAATCAAATGTTGGGAAACCTCAAGTTGCATACAGAGAAACTATTACTCAACAATGGGATCAAGAAGTTAAATATGCAAAACAATCTGGAGGTAGAGGACAATACGGACACGTTAAAATTATCCTTGAACCAAATCCAGGAAAAGAATTTGAATTTGTTAACAAAATTACTGGAGGGGTTATTCCTAGAGAATATATACCTGCAGTAGAAAAAGGATGTAAAGAAGCTCTTGAATCAGGAGTTATAGCTGGATATCCTTTAGTTGATGTAAAAGTTACATTATATGATGGATCATACCACGAAGTTGACTCATCAGAAATGGCATTCAAAATAGCTGGATCAATGGCTCTTAAACAAGCTGCTGCAAAAGCTAAACCAGTAATATTAGAACCTGTATTTAAAGTAGAAGTAACTACTCCAGAAGAATACATGGGAGATATTATTGGAGACTTAAACTCAAGAAGAGGAATGGTATCTGGAATGATAGATAGAAACGGGGCTAAAATAATAACAGCTAAAGTTCCTTTATCAGAAATGTTCGGATACGCAACTGACTTAAGATCTAAATCTCAAGGAAGAGCTACTTACTCTTGGGAATTTTCTGAATATCTTCAAGTACCTGCTTCTATCCAAAAAGCAATACAAGAAGAAAGAGGAAAATAA
- the rpsG gene encoding 30S ribosomal protein S7, translating into MSRRRAAVKRDVLPDSRYSDKVVTKVINSIMLDGKKSIAEGIFYSAMDLIKEKTGQEGYDVFRQALDNIKPQIEVRSRRIGGATYQVPVEVKADRQQTLAIRWLTTYTRARKEYGMIEKLAAELIAAANNEGATIKKKEDTYKMAEANRAFAHYRV; encoded by the coding sequence ATGTCAAGAAGAAGAGCAGCGGTAAAAAGAGATGTTTTACCTGATTCAAGATATTCTGATAAAGTTGTAACTAAAGTTATAAACTCAATAATGTTAGATGGGAAAAAATCAATAGCTGAAGGAATATTCTACTCAGCAATGGATTTAATAAAAGAAAAAACTGGTCAAGAAGGGTATGATGTATTTAGACAAGCACTAGATAACATAAAACCTCAAATTGAAGTTAGATCTAGAAGAATCGGAGGGGCTACATATCAAGTTCCTGTTGAAGTTAAAGCTGATAGACAACAAACTTTAGCTATAAGATGGTTAACTACTTATACTAGAGCGAGAAAAGAATACGGAATGATAGAAAAACTTGCAGCAGAATTAATTGCAGCAGCAAATAACGAAGGTGCAACAATAAAGAAAAAAGAAGATACTTATAAAATGGCAGAAGCTAACAGAGCATTTGCACACTACAGAGTATAA
- the tuf gene encoding elongation factor Tu, protein MAKEKFERSKPHVNIGTIGHVDHGKTTTTAAISKVLSDKGWAKKVDFDQIDAAPEEKERGITINTAHIEYETATRHYAHVDCPGHADYVKNMITGAAQMDGAILVVSAADGPMPQTREHILLSRQVGVPYIVVYLNKSDMVEDEELLELVEMEVRELLNEYGFPGDDIPVIRGSSLGALNGEQKWVDQILALMDAVDNYIPTPERAVDQPFLMPIEDVFTITGRGTVVTGRVERGVIKVGEEIEIVGIKPTTKTTCTGVEMFRKLLDQGQAGDNIGALLRGTKKEEVERGQVLAKPGSIHPHTNFKGEVYVLTKEEGGRHTPFFSGYRPQFYFRTTDITGAVTLPEGVEMVMPGDNITMTVELIHPIAMEQGLRFAIREGGRTVASGVVSEITK, encoded by the coding sequence ATGGCTAAAGAAAAATTTGAAAGAAGCAAACCACATGTAAACATTGGAACAATTGGACACGTTGACCACGGAAAAACAACTACAACTGCTGCTATATCTAAAGTATTATCTGATAAAGGATGGGCTAAAAAAGTAGATTTTGATCAAATCGATGCTGCTCCTGAAGAAAAAGAAAGAGGAATTACTATCAATACAGCTCATATAGAATATGAAACAGCAACAAGACACTATGCTCACGTTGACTGTCCAGGACACGCGGACTATGTTAAAAACATGATAACTGGAGCTGCTCAAATGGACGGAGCTATACTTGTTGTATCAGCTGCTGATGGTCCTATGCCTCAAACAAGAGAACATATCTTACTTTCTAGACAAGTTGGAGTTCCATACATAGTTGTTTACTTAAACAAATCAGATATGGTTGAAGATGAAGAATTACTAGAATTAGTTGAAATGGAAGTTAGAGAATTATTAAATGAATATGGATTCCCAGGAGATGATATTCCTGTAATCAGAGGTTCATCTCTAGGAGCTTTAAATGGAGAACAAAAATGGGTTGACCAAATATTAGCACTTATGGATGCGGTAGATAACTATATCCCTACTCCAGAAAGAGCAGTAGATCAACCATTCTTGATGCCAATAGAAGACGTATTTACTATTACAGGAAGAGGAACAGTTGTTACTGGAAGAGTTGAAAGAGGAGTTATCAAAGTTGGAGAAGAAATCGAAATCGTTGGTATCAAACCTACAACTAAAACAACTTGTACAGGAGTTGAAATGTTTAGAAAACTTCTTGATCAAGGTCAAGCAGGAGACAACATTGGAGCTCTATTAAGAGGAACTAAGAAAGAAGAAGTTGAAAGAGGACAAGTTCTTGCTAAACCAGGATCAATTCACCCTCATACAAACTTCAAAGGTGAAGTATACGTATTAACTAAAGAAGAAGGAGGAAGACATACTCCATTCTTCTCAGGATACAGACCACAATTCTACTTCAGAACTACTGACATCACTGGTGCAGTAACATTACCTGAAGGAGTAGAAATGGTAATGCCAGGAGATAACATAACTATGACTGTTGAATTAATCCACCCAATCGCAATGGAACAAGGATTAAGATTTGCCATCAGAGAAGGTGGAAGAACAGTTGCTTCTGGAGTTGTTTCTGAAATAACTAAATAA